A genomic segment from Leptospira congkakensis encodes:
- the pheA gene encoding prephenate dehydratase, with amino-acid sequence MSSAEEELKKLRAGIDSLDTEIIALIQKRAGFAQEIGRVKKESGGPIYRPDREKDVYEKVTKLSGGPLPASVIRAIYREMMSGTIALEHPLKIGFLGPEGSFSHSALRAKFGSSIEAVPQTSIPDVFRMVEEGKLDYGVVPVENSTEGQVSSTLDMFLETDLFVYSELYQRISFSLLGFETDLSAVKKIYGIRIGNEQCRNWISANLPSVEVVDTSSTAMAAKLVSEKKDGLAIASKIAGEIYGLNVIAEGIEDYSGNTTRFLVIGKTESPKTKEDKTSIVFSIPNQTGSLFAILKTFNEIPVNLTKIESRPLKRNLWEYHFFVDFIGHKEDPKIAELLEKVKSQCTLFKLLGSYPTAGSFPT; translated from the coding sequence ATGAGTAGTGCAGAAGAAGAATTAAAAAAACTCCGTGCAGGTATTGATTCATTAGACACAGAAATTATCGCACTCATTCAAAAACGGGCTGGTTTCGCACAAGAAATTGGTCGTGTCAAAAAAGAATCTGGTGGCCCTATCTATCGTCCTGATCGTGAAAAAGATGTATATGAGAAGGTAACAAAACTGTCTGGTGGACCACTCCCAGCATCTGTGATTCGTGCTATTTATAGAGAGATGATGTCGGGAACGATTGCCTTAGAACATCCGTTAAAGATTGGATTTTTAGGACCCGAAGGTAGTTTTTCTCATTCCGCACTACGTGCAAAATTTGGATCTTCTATTGAAGCGGTTCCACAAACTTCTATCCCTGATGTGTTTCGAATGGTAGAAGAGGGGAAGTTGGACTACGGAGTGGTTCCTGTAGAAAATTCCACTGAAGGCCAAGTCAGTTCCACCTTAGATATGTTCTTAGAAACAGATCTTTTCGTCTACTCTGAGTTATACCAAAGAATTTCTTTTTCGTTACTTGGATTTGAAACTGATCTTTCGGCTGTGAAAAAAATCTACGGAATTCGGATTGGGAATGAACAGTGCCGCAATTGGATTTCAGCTAACCTTCCGAGTGTAGAGGTTGTGGATACATCCTCTACAGCTATGGCGGCAAAATTGGTTTCGGAAAAAAAAGACGGGCTTGCCATTGCATCCAAAATTGCCGGTGAAATTTATGGTTTGAATGTGATTGCAGAAGGAATCGAAGATTATTCTGGAAACACCACAAGATTTTTAGTGATCGGTAAAACAGAATCTCCTAAAACGAAAGAAGATAAAACATCTATCGTTTTTTCCATTCCAAACCAAACCGGTTCTTTGTTTGCCATCTTAAAAACTTTTAATGAAATTCCTGTGAATCTGACAAAGATTGAATCAAGACCTCTCAAACGAAACTTGTGGGAGTATCATTTTTTTGTGGATTTTATTGGACACAAAGAAGATCCAAAAATTGCAGAATTACTCGAAAAGGTAAAATCACAATGTACCTTGTTTAAACTTTTGGGTTCCTATCCAACTGCCGGATCTTTTCCGACATGA